The following nucleotide sequence is from Triticum dicoccoides isolate Atlit2015 ecotype Zavitan chromosome 7B, WEW_v2.0, whole genome shotgun sequence.
CGTCTGTGTGTCTTTTTTGGGCCGCACTAAAAAAAATCAAAGGAACCGAAACAAACGAATAATAGAACAATCTGATGGGCTAGTCTAATGATATGGGATGATGTTATAGTTAGATGTGAGAtattatttcacatctagatgtgacatagccgGATCAGTTTCGGATTACTACGTATTTTTTACGTTCATATTCATGCCATATATACGGTGATTTGGACTCCTACCTTGTGATATTGATAGATGATTTGTATACAGCCATTTTATTCGGTAACATCGGTACAAGATGTGATATTGATTTGGAGGCCTATCCTGCTATATTGATCCACGAGTTGCTATGTACTCTCTTtataaattaatataagagcgtttggatCAAGTCTAGAGTACAAAATAGTGGCAAGATGAACCTTTTGTATGTCACTGTGTTGACTTTTGAATATGGTTGCCATTTTTGCGTCACCATGAACCATTTAATCAATTATTCACTTTCTTTTTATATTACTTACAAGATAAGTACACATCGTCGATTCTTTTTAAACAAAAGGGTATATATACAAGTGGCGACGCCGAAAAAGGATGGCAAACATATCAGGGCACACAGATATACCACAACTTTGATATACCCCGAAAAAGAAATAATTTACCTTATTTTCACACGACTCGTTTGACACCCGTTCTGACATGATTGGCCCATCTGCCAGGGCACACAGCAAGAGGGCTGAGCTATATCTACACGTGTCAGCCTCGGATTGGCCGAGCGACGTGGAAGCTGAGGATAAGCATTCCTCTCCGGCAGTCGAACATTGACAATACTTCCATCCAGGCAGTTCACGCTTTTGTGCAGAAAAAGTTTATAAAAGAAGCCATCCATCCGCGAAACCCACCCGCACAAATCCAAACAGCATTCGCCGTCGGCTTCCACCCTTCCCCTCACGCGCGCGACCTCGTCGTCGTCGGCTCGGAGATCTCGCCTTCCCGCCGGCAGCAGCCATGGACGCCGTGGACTCCGTCGTCGACCCCCTCCGCGAGTTCGCCAAGGACAGCGTCCGCCTCGTCAAGCGCTGCCACAAGCCCGACCGCAAGGGTAAATCCTCAACCGCTGAGCGTCCTCTGCCTCCCGGTCTTTGGATCCGGTTTGTTTCCGTCCAGATCTGACGCCGTTTCTCTCTCCGCGCGTGCGCAGAGTTCACCAAGGTGGCGGCGCGGACGGCGATCGGGTTCGTCGTCATGGGGTTCGTGGGGTTCTTCGTCAAGCTCATCTTCATTCCCATCAACAACATCATCGTCGGCTCCGGCTAGGTATGCCCGCGTCTCTGACCTCG
It contains:
- the LOC119340430 gene encoding protein transport protein Sec61 subunit gamma, which encodes MDAVDSVVDPLREFAKDSVRLVKRCHKPDRKEFTKVAARTAIGFVVMGFVGFFVKLIFIPINNIIVGSG